From the Cucumis sativus cultivar 9930 chromosome 5, Cucumber_9930_V3, whole genome shotgun sequence genome, the window gttgttgttaatCGCTATCATCATCTTCAGGAGCAGTAAAACGCaattgggttttgttttgttctgtGAAATGGCTCTGTTTTTCTGAAtcactgtttttttcttctatctttttattttacattaacGTCAACGTTGTTTTCAtccttttgttcttttctggAGTTCTTACTCATGAAACATAATGACCTCCAATTCTTTTTATGTGGACCCTCTGACTTTCTCTATTAAActtcctttttctatttatttgttgttttgtatttGGGTTTTCTGTTTCGAGAAAGCATAGGCAAGAAAAGAGgactcttctttctctctttctctatcttCCAATTTATCTCCAGAAGGAAGGttgaaacttcaaacttctctcaattttccacttttttgttttgggatTCTGGctcgtttttttttcctctttctttttgtatcaatttattaGAATTTGTGTTGtgcgttttttctttttcatgtgCATGTTCACTTGGGAAATTCTTCTTCTCAACCAGATTGTGCTcatttaatgattttgatgTGTCTTGCTtcctcttgtttttctttaggaGAAGTAATTTGTGAGTTGTGAGCAACTATTCATGTATATGAATAGATTCCAGCATATTCAGTAAAATTATACAGCCACATgaggtgtgtgtgtgtgtgtatgtgcgCGTGTTTTGGTGGTCCTTTCGTAATGAACATTGCAGTCAGAGACTTGAGTCACTTGACTAATGGTCCTTCAGCATtctttttaccaaaattttgttttaatctcTGTCTCtgtttcttatccaaaaaatcTCTGTTTCTGCTTCTGTTGCGTGCTCGCACTTGGACACTTATAGCATTAGATATATGGTAGTGATGCACGTTATCAATATGTAATATGTAACCAAAATTGATCGTTGGTATGCCATTTTCAGGTATTTTATGAGGTGAATTGAACTTGTGGagatcctttttcttttttggaacCATTGCTCCTTTCGCTTTTTTGAAGGCTATCATGGGAGGCTGTGTATCAACTCcatcaaaaaatattaaaactcgGAAGAAACTGCATCATCAGTTTGGAAAGTATGGTAGAAAGATTTCCAGTTCTATCCCAAGAGCtatcataaaaagaaagagcaaTGCAGGAAATAGGGTCACTGATTATGCTGTCAGTGAGTTTGTTCATATGGATTTGGAGAGCGGTGCAACCACTACTTGTAGAAGATCAGAAGTTTCTAATTCAACATTCCACCTCACTCAGTTGCAATGGCTACATAGTCAGTATGATGCAAACAGTATGTCACCTCCAATTTAACCATTTTCTATTATCTGTTTGCCGTGTGACTTGTGCTTCTCTCCTATCAGAATATAGTATTATTTCATTGAGTTCTCTgatagattttacaaaatgaatCTGGCAAACgatttatattttggttttatggttgtttttcttttccctttattACACCATGCATTGAAGATAGAACTACAATAGCCTTTCGAgtgtgaaaaatgaaattagaattAAGGTTGTTGAGAGTGGTTTTTGGAACCTCTTGTCATTGTTGAGAACATAGGCTTAGTAAAAACTTGTTTAAATGGTTCCTTTCCTTGTAAAAGTTGGTTGGTTCTGTTGCCCtccttcacttttcttttcccgATGGTagccaaatcttttgaaaacCAAATGCACCATTATTTAACTATGGTTAGTCAGCCAGCCATTATTGTTGAAGACATATGCCTGACATACTGTCTTATGAGTATTATTTGATCTATACAGTTCCTTTTTAACTGTTGTTTGTTCTGGAAATCGAAGTTACACCATtgaactttattttcaaatgctGTGTTTCAGCAATTGGCCAAGATGAAGCTTGGTTTGACTCTGTCAGTGTTCTGGACTCCGATTCAGATGATGAATTCAGCAGTTTGCATGGAGGTAATATGAACggtggatttttcttttaaacattaataCTAGTGTGTCAGAATCCTTTGGctacttaaaatattttaccacCACTCAAAAGTCTTGTGTTATAACTGGGCTGCTTagaatttctttctcaatcttttttctttgaagcATTTTAGtactcattttttaatattgattgtTTGATCATCTGTTCTTTGCAGATGGTTTTCCATCCATGGGAAATACAACTGGGAACATCTCAAATGGCCAAGTTGTTCAGTATGAAAGATCGTCATGCTTTCTAGATAATAAGTGCAAATATGAAGAATACCATGAAAGCTATCTGAAAATAGATGGAGGAAAACCAGAAAGTATCATGAACAAGGATGAATATGGTTTTGGTCTGATGGGCAGCCAAGGTAATGAAATTTCCAGCAAAAAGAGATCGATGTTAGATCATTCTTATGGCAGCTTCAAAGGTCTAAAAGAGGATTGGCGTAATTCTGTAGAGAAAAATCAAGAGACTATTATTAAGTCGGCCTTACCACGTATGGTTCCTTCTATAAGTTTCAATGAGAAGATTCTGAATCCTCAGATTCCTCAGGGACATAAAAAGCAGTCAGCAGTTTTCAGGCTTTCTTTTAAGAGAAGGTCTTGCGATGGAGAAGAAACCATAGAAAAATGTAAGTGgtctaattatttaaatctcATCAGCTGAAGAGGGAAGCATGAACCTTTTGACCTCAATGCTTGTCTTCTTGGTTTCTGAAAGCTAAACATTTATCAGAAATAACTTGTTTCTGCATCCTTAGTCTTAAAGGCAGTTCAATTTAACTAAGATCTCATAGAATTAGAAAGAGCTTGCAGTggtaaatttaagaaattacatatcaaatattatttgatcAGCTGGGAATTCTTGTTTTGAACTGGGGACCTGAATTCTGGGAAATAGTACAAAACGTCCTTTCCTGGCCTTGTGCTTTGTTCAGATGAGGTTTATGTTTGAAGAGAGCAATAATAACCTGTCTATTTTATGGTATGCAACAGGTCAATCAAAGAAGTACCTATTCCGTCCTAGAGCTGGACATATTCCATGCTTTTCAGGAGAGAAAACACCCCCAGGAAGCTGGTCCGAGATTCCACCATCAACTTTCAAACTTCGTGGCGAAAGCTACTTCAAGtatacaattttgttttactcAATATCATCCTGGGCCGTGCCCTGATTTTGTctgatatttttttctgttattttgtgaaatttttaattttcttctgaTCTTTACATGTAGAGATAAGAAGAAATATCCTGCTCCAAATGCCAGTCCTTATGTTCCAATTGGCGTTGATTTATTCATGTGTCCCAAGAAAATCAATCACATTGCACAATACCTAGAGCTTCCTTCGGTAAAATCTGATTCAAAAGTGCCTCCACTACTCATTGTAAACATTCAGGTAATTATTCCGTAAGTCAGTTCAGTTTAATACCTTCTACTTTTATGACTGAGATTCCGTTCTTCTATAGTTTTCTTTAGCTTAAAATGTTATTGCATTTTTAAAAGTCTTCTAATTTGATGTAGTTGCCTATTTATCCTGCTGCAATGTTCTTGGGTGATAGTGATGGGGAGGGAATGAGTCttgttttgtatttcaaaGTATCTGAGAAGTTTGATAAGGACATCTCCCTTCATTGTCAGGAAAGTATCAAGGTAAGctctttttcttactttttttttctttcaccaaGTAAACCGGCAttcatcaaattcaatttagtATGCTGAGTTCGTTGGCTTTTAGTATGCTATGCTTGCTTAAATCTTCATAATCACCTAAAGCAGCTTTTCTATTCGATTAAACCTACGATTTCCTGCCCTCATTCTCACTCTATCCTTTTCTCGTCTTTTATGTTCTTAAGTTGCTAAGTGAGTTCCTCATTCAACATGGGTTTCCCATATATCTTACAGCACAGATATTCTTTGCTTATTCTACAGAAATTGGTTGATGATGAGATGGAAAAAACCAAAGGATTTACAAAAGATTCTACTGTTCCATTCAGGGAAAGGCTAAAGATTATGGCAGGGGTGGTTAATCCAGAGGATCTTCATTTGAGCTCCACCGAAAGGAAGCTTGTTAGTGCTTATAATGAAAAACCTGTCCTCTCACGGCCTCAGCACAATTTTTACAAGGTATATAATTTGAGACATTACGACAATTTACTTTGGATGTCCTGATTCCATTTTAGAATTATAACAACAGATGAAGAAACCtgaagttttcaattttttattgttccGTTGtgtgaaaaatcaaactctgCCTTACTTAAACTTGCCGGAGAATGTTTAACCTCTGAATTTTAACTATTATTGCCAACTTGGTGGATAAGCGTGGACGCAAGTGGTAGGCCAAATTGATAGGCTCTGCTTTGAACTTTCATGTCTTTTCCTTAAATATCTGGAGGCATAATCCTTGATGTGCTTCTAAAGGGATTGGGTTTCTCTTAAATGTTGGATTGGGGGAAAAGAACGGGGAGGGAAGAATGTAACTTTCAACTGCCGTATTTCTTATAGGCTATATAGAAGCATTTCTGACTTTTTCAACCACCCTTTAACAATTGCAGGGCCAAAATTACTTTGAGATTGATCTAGACATTCACCGTTTCAGCTACATATCAAGAAAGGGACTTGAATCGTTTCGAGAACGTTTAAAAAACGGAATACTTGATCTCGGTCTAACCATCCAGGTATCTAGTTGGTACCATTGCACTCTCTGTTCTAGTTATAGAtgatatacatatttttcatatatcaaTCAGAAGAGGGAAATAATCCAGTTTTTAACGTGAAATAGCTTATCCTTGacctaaaatattaatttgtcaTCAATGTCAAAACGAACACTGCTGAGAAAAACATGACTACTTGGGCAAGTTTAGAAGCCTTGGTTATTTCATTTGGTCAATCAAGGTGTTCAATGTGATCATCagaatttcatttgaaaattgatgaaaCCTTTGTAGTTAAACACATGTTTCAAACCGAAAACGACAGAAAACTAGCAGTAGCGAACATATTCATTGAAAGAGGAGGGAAAAATAGTGTTATTCAGCCAAACCAAGTCTCTTTTTCACATTCTTAATTGCTTCTCTTTTGTAAACAGGCACAAAAACCCGAAGAACTGCCAGAGCAAGTTCTGTGTTGTGTGAGGCtgaataaaattgattttatagaTAATGGACAGATACCTACATTAGTGACCCTCGATGAAGGCTAATACTGGGTCGCTGACCATACGGTACATTCCTCAAATGGGTACAACATGTCACTCAAGCAGCTCAATGAAGGCGGGCAACGACATCCATTTTAACGCACTGAAACACCAACCCTTTGGTTCTACCATACAATCCAAAAGATCCTTCAGTTTTGTCCAACGagtcatttttcttctcctttccaGCCCATAGCTTCTACCAATAAAGAAGCAAGCCTTCACTGGCAATGCCTCGATGTGCTGTTGCAAACTTACAACCATTCCTTTCCTCTCtgtatatgtttattttgtcATCGTAATAACGAGACCCTGAGAATTCGTATGCCATCCCGATCGATCTGAGCATAGAGCTCAATGACCGAGTCGTTAGCAACCTTTCTTGCTGATCATAAATTCAAATCCCATCTCCCTATTGTTTGAATTGTTGTGTAAAAAGAATGAATGCAATGACTTGTGTACTGTGATCAATTAACTGAAATATTCTTCAACATTCTTAAAACTTTGTGCACTTTTCTCCCTTGTTGGATTCAGtaagaaaatttagaagagaaatagttgtttgaaatataacatttataaGCAACAAAGTACAAAGATTTTAATGGAATAAAATATACGATTTTGAAAGTTTCATTGTATACAAACATCAAAACAACTATTCAAATTTGCAATAATGGCtacttttattcatttttgctaattttctattaattaaatcaaacaagactaaattaattttaactaagtgctctttttatatattatatatatattaattcagTTGCATTAGATTAAATCGAAATTTTAACTCCAActtgaaaaaaactaaaaatttcaatcaaacCCAACTCATATAATATTGGTTGGATAGTTCGGGTTATTCTAGTTGAACTTACACCTCTAACATGTAACCGTACTAATAACGGTAATGATAAGGTATGGATTTTATAACCAAATAATCAATTATATTGGTTTTAgttatacatttaaaattacaatatttatcaaattaacatCAATCGGAAGGAGGGACTTAAAGTGTCaattagagaaaagaagaagggcAGAAATGTAAATGTGTGAATTAGGGTTTACGAAGGTTTGGCAATAAATGAAGAAGACGAAGTGCTGCAGAGCCGAAAAAAGCCCGAGGCCGAGCGCTTCCCTCTTGAGTTAGGGGTGGCGTGGTATTCCACAGGGAGaggttttttcaaattgtggCGCACTCTCAGTTGCGTTGGGCTTAATATTATCACTTTCCAGTGAGGGCTTCCATGGCCGCTTTACTGCTCTAGCTTTTGCAGTCAAAGCGAGGGGTTTCGCCCtacattcaaattcttctttttccctttttctttttccaaatttctttgttcttatCTTTCATCATTCGCTTTCTTATTGTAATTTTGACCACTTGCTcatgaattcattttttaattatgttttttttgggtagaatgtatattttgtttttattaatcgGCGGAGTatgataaattgaaattggcatttatatatttatatgttttcgGGTTTTCATTCAGATGATGAGAACGATGCAGGAAAGTTAAAACCacgtttttcaaaaaagaaaaaaaataattgatcaaTTGCATCCGACGGGTATTTTTTTTGCATTCAACTTGtctgaaaatttcaaataaatgtaTGTATATCTCTAGAAGCTTCTTCTTTTCTGCTTCCTTTACgcttgtttttttgttgtcgGGTTTGCAAATGGTCAATCTGAGCTCCGTTGTGGACGCAGGTCTTGGAACTGCTGCTGCTAAAGTGTGGTTGTTATGTACGTCTATCATCTGACTATTGCACAGGATAATGCTCGGATCACTTATCTGGAATTAAGAACAGAAGTTTTTTCAATTGTTGATTGATCAGataaatgaaaagagtttTTTTAAGTGGGGTTGGACTTAGAATCTCCCCCTTATTTTTACCTTTCTCAAACCTGGATTTTCGAGCCACTCGTCGGATATgactttcatttctttgaaGGAGTTCGTCTATTCTATGGGGTTGTGTTAACAGCGGTCCTGAGAATTCAATGTGTGATTCTGTATCATCGTTTTCCTGTTCATTTATGGGAGAACAATATCAATTGGACTAGTCTAGAAAAGAAGTTATTGTTGTGTAAGTGAGTGGAGGGATGCTTACGAGGTTTGCTGCGGTGTTGGATGGTGGTTTTGGATATAGTTCATTGGACATATCCAAGAATGGGTATGCTTCGGATGCATCAAAAGACTCGGGGAAATTGTGTTTTCTTCTATGGTTCTTTCGTAATTCGTATTCCTGCGTGCCTGAACTGACTGGAATGTGTGTGTGTCCattctgtttttttgttaattcaaAGGTGTAATTTGCAAAGGATGGATCCAGAGAACTTATTTGGCTCTTAAGACCATCTGATACTGTAGATGTAGCTTCCTCTTTTCGCTTCTTTACCCAAGCAAAGCCACTAGATGCTGAGACTGGTATTGGGGCTGTGAATGCGCTATCTCCTCGCTGATTTGGTGCTGTTGCAGCCTGGGATTCTGATGTTGTATCAAATAGTTGCTTCTGAGGATCTCTTTGGAAAACGTCACCTTGTTCTTTGCAAAGATTGGCAGTACTGCTGCCATTCCGTCGAGAAGGTTGAATGTTTTCTTCTGCTTCCTGTGGAGGGAAGATTTCCATAAAAGTTGGTAATAGTTTTTGAAAGGAGAGTAATGTGGTAAGGAAGAATGGGTTAAGAAGGAGAAACCTCTTTGATTGGCACTTTATGACTGTTCAATTCTTGGAAATTCCTTCTAACTCTTCTAGGCCTTTGTGTGACCCCTGACTCTTTTACTCTTGCATTAGCCCTCTTCCTGCAGGTATTCGATAGGTATAGTTCTTCAGAATATATCGAAGAAACTGGATTTTGCAGCCAAGTTggagaaaaagagagtgaaAGTTTCACCTTCGCGCATCTTCACGATTTTTGGcatccatttctttatttggtGGATACTTGGGCAAGGTAGATGGATCACAAGCATATGGCTTCGTTTTGAAATACTGGAAAGGAAGGCAAATCATTAACCCAAAAACATTTGAGACTTTGAGTTATAGTTGTCAGGATAGCAATCATGTTTGAGAGTAAGTCGAAATGTTCTCAATCAAAAGTGATTTACTTATAATTTCCATTCTTCtaaaataagttttgttaaaaatttggGGAGACTCAAACTAAGCTAGATGGTTTGTTCCACTTTTTAAAGTAGACATGAGTTTATTCAACTGTATCCGACCCATAAGCTACGCGGACATGCCTGACGGATtacaatgttatttttttcaaatgctAAATTATCATGATTGTTATAAACAGTGACAGAACACTTTGGTATTTGTGAAGTTGAATATGAAGGGGCAAGAGCTACCTCAGACATGAGAGCAGATGAGGCTGTTCCACGCTTGTAAGGTTCTATGGCAAGAAAAGATTCTAATAGGCTCAATGCGGTTGGTGCAAATTCTTTACACTTTTCACTAAGAGAACTTTCATATGCATGTTGGGGTTTGAACATAGCTGCATGAGGaagctttgtttttttccagAACTCTTCAGGTGGGGAGCCGCaaagtttgaatattttgtgCAATTGTTCAACCTGTTTCGTTTTTTTCCATTCGTGTCAGATCAAACACTAAGCAACAATCAATAAGACAAAGGCTTCTATTGGAAACCCCCATCAATATTACCTCGGTTCTTCCTTTAAGAAGTGGTTTCCCCAGGTGCAATTCTGCAAATACACATCCTATACTCCAGAGGTCCACTGTTAATCCGTAATCTGTTGAACCCATCAGAAGCTCAGGTGGGCGGTACCATAATGTCACCACTCGACTTGTTAGCGCTTGCTTGTTTCTCGAGTTTATGACATTTGCTAATCCAAAATCTGCTAACTTCAGAACTCCTTCATTGTTTACCAAAATATTGGATGCCTTAATGTCTCTATGCATTATACCCCGAAGGTGGCAATGCTCAATTGCAGATAGCAGCTGTCTCATATAACACTTTATCTGAAAAAGAGAACACAATAGtttcttacatatataaaaaccACAGACCCAATGGAAGAGGAAATgagattgtttttttattaacactTTGCCAACGCTATTGATTGTGCACGTTAAATCAGTGGATGAAATACCAACCTGTGCCTCACTGAACTTGATATTAGGAGAAGACACTAGCCCTGCAAGATCGTGATCCATGTATTCAAATACAAGGTAAATGCTGCTAGACATTTTTGAAGTAATTATTCCTTCTAACTGCATGATGTTTGGATGTTCAAGCCGGCGCAAAATCATAATTTCCCTTGCCATAAATCTAATGCTCTCCGGTTGAAAATTGTCAAAACGAACCTTCTTCAAGGCAACCATCTTTCCTGACTCAACTTCTCGAGCACGAAACACACTGCTGTATGTTCCTTGGCCAATctaattcaaaaacaaaattgtttgatCTTTCTGAGTAATGTGTACATAGATGCACATCAAACATTCAAGAGGATGATGCATTACACAGGCCATTGCCAATAACAAGATTTATAGACCTTCAGAACATACAAAGAACAGAACTTGATCTAATGCTCCAAGAGACATGTTTGGGGTTcgattaattcaaatattggGGCAGAAAACTTGAACATATTCATCTAAGATAGCATTTGCTAAATGCTGTCTTCACCGAATGTGTTGTTCTAAGTTCTTGTAACTCAAAGCCATATATGAATGTCATAAAGACCATTTTAACAACTGCACAGAAAGACTCTTAACGCAATGTGGTTGGTTAATCACTCTGTTTTTCATATGAACCTGCGTTAGATTATTAGAATCAATCTCTTGGGAGTAGGCCCTTCTTTGTAGTTTTTTAAGGTAATGTTCTATTTATTCTAGAAGGAATGAGATGGTTCATTAATGATATATCTTAATGATAGATCGGATTGAACTTTAATTGAATCAAAGCTCTgattgtatttctttttttcgtcAGGACAAACGAAGAAATCACGAGTGTCATAATTCGTACCTTCTCCAACTTCTCGAAGGAATCAGCTCGAAGAGGAACCCATCCATGTACGGCCTCACCGGCAGCACTACTAAGCCAAGAGGGCCAGCCGGCGGCAACCTGCTCAGCTTCAACGTAGCGTTGCGAAAACCCTAATCTGAAAGAACCCCCCTTCCCTCCTTTAgatttcttaatatctcgacTTCGATCCTCCGATATGTCCTCCCCTTTCTTCTCATAATCAAGCGTCGTCACCGAATGAGCTTTGGATGAAGGCGGCAGGGTCACAACAGAACCATTCTCGGCGGCAACGGTGGCGGTTGTAGTGGTGGTCGGTTTATTGGGCTTTGTCCGATGATGATGATGGTTATAAACGGGTGATGCCGCCGCCTTTGCTACGTTCTTGGAGCTAATGCAACCCATGAACCACCAAAGTCCGACAGCATCGATCGGAGAAACGACACAAGGGCGATCAAGATCAACCCTGATCAATGGGCTGCTCAGCACAAAGGGGAAGAGAGGGAGATCGAACCCCCCCTACATCCAACGGCAACTCAACAGGGTTTGCTGGATTATTTGaggatggaaaaaaagaagggaaaatgGATTGAACCCATCGGAAATAAGAGCCATTTTTGGGTTAACTTGTTGGTTGGCAACACAATGACCTCGTGTTCTTCATACTGCGAGATCTGCAGTATGAAGAATTGGCCaaatagtttctttcttttgtgaGAAACGGTCCGAAAGCAGAGGAacgaaaagaaagagaaacattGTGGGTCCTAACtgccttcttcttccttttctctgctttttttgtaatctataccgtttttaatttcatcttttctttttctttctttctattttatctTTGCTTTCCCTTCATTTCACTGATTCCGCCATTAGAGCACTGTACCAGAACCTTTGAGTGTCAGTTCCTTCGGGAAATTTTGTAGCAATAACAACCCTCAAAAGTTTATATCTTTCACAATTAGCACTTTGGAAATCCTTTGAAATTGTTCTGATCTTTTCTGGTTTAGATTTTAATGAAGGATTAGTTTTTCTCAGTGTTATTATTCATGGTTTTGGGTTCTCACAAACGATCAAAAGTTTTCGTACCATCTTTTTTACTTTGGAAAATTTGTTGGGTAATTTTTTCGATCTTTTctggttgagatttaaatataaaaaaaattctccatTTCATCTCGCATTCAaactatcaatatttttacGCTTTCTCGGTGAAATCTTATTGGGATAAGAACTCCACCAAGAAAACCAATCGATATCAGATGAAAAtcttagttcttttttttattgaattcttGAGAGTTGGTCTACAAATAATCAAGAATAAGtatttcaatgattttttattaaaaaaaagacacTATTTTAAAGTCACTTCTACAATTTTCTTAACTCCAATCAATCAAAAGTTTAGTCTTTCACTAATTTCCCATGTGGGGTTTTGTATTTggaacagaaaaagaaaagagcatGATATCCAAAGACAAAACTCTTCTTTCGGCTCatcatttctctcttctttttcctttctctctttgCTTTTTTCCTCATTAGTTTCACTCATTCctctcttttcattcttcaCTTAATCATTACAATCATCCCTTATTCCtacattttactttctttcaaCTATCTTTCTCATTGCTTTCACAACCATTGCTTACATTTTTGTTGAATATGAATATGCTTTAGGTTAAAAACCATGAGAGCATTCTGGAAAGTATTATAGTTGATTGTTTGGAAGGTAGATTGTTTTAGTATTCcactgtttttattttgataagaaaaaataaatagtaaaaattatagtaaagGAAGGTTTTGAAACGTGTTGATGATAgctaattgaaatttttttaaatctttactATAGTGATGTATGGCTGTTATAGTCTTAAGATAGTTTGTATATGTATacatgtttattatatattcactccaaattctatttttaaaagaaagaaattgaaattgttgcAAGCAATGAGTTGTGTGTGTTAGTGAGTGGTTGTGATATCAAGTCATGTTGGAGATCAATCTCAATCATTCAATGGACCAAACTAAACATACTAAGGATTGCTAACACTACACATCCATGCATAAAATCTCTTAAATGTATTCTTGTCCCCCTTATCTCATActtaaagttgaatttattACGACTTTAATCATtcaatctttatgtttttgtcTAATGAGTCCACTTCgatgaataaatataaataattatttcatgtTTGAAACTTCTATTTCTGTGTCTAGTAAGTCTGAATTTTAGAACTATTCAGTAAATCTTTCGTTTTTGATTCTATGTTTAACAAACGGAAAATAAGTCTGAATTTTAGAACTATTCAGTAAATCTTTCGTTTTTGATTCTATGTTTAACAAACGGAAAATAACTCGCTCATTTATTGCAtcgaaattaaaatttgtgtattaaaatattaactttcAATTACATGTATAAGccaaaaatatgttaaaaactaaaatagtctaaaaatttattagacattttttaagttttagaaCGGATGAAATATCgacaaagttcaaattttattatccTTTCAAAACTTATTAAGCTTTTAAAAAGACTACGAGTTCATCTATTAATGATTTCATTTcggtttttgaaaatcaagtTTCTAGCTCTACTTTCCCTTATCGATGCATATATTTTGCATTTTACTTTCTaacaatattgtaaaaaagCTAGCGTGGTTTGAAAtctagaaaaaagaaatagttttttaaaactatttttttttcaacttataaCTCGAATGTTTACAAGTAAAGTGAATGATGGTAAGGAaatcagaaagaaaacaattataaacttaaaaaacaaGTAACTAAAAAAAGATGGTTACTAAACCTAATCTAAACTCGTAATTTAAGCTAGCTTGAACTATGTATCGAATAGGCAATGCTTTTATACATAGGACGTTCACTTTTAGAAGGAGGTATACATTATCATGTCAAATACTTCATCATCAAAGTCTCTTCAATCTAatactaattatttgttttagtacaataattgaCTACATAGTGGTGGATCAAACATTCAACCTTTTTGTAGAAATATTTTGTCGATTACCGTTGagataaaatacttttttttttcttttacgaAATAAGATATCACATTGATTCTTGAGTTGAAGGGGTCTTAATGTTTGGTGAAAGAGATCAATCTATCTATAGTAATACAACCATACTACTTCTTAAGAAGACATTTTGTAACATAAACATTTGGCAAATGACATGCATAATTTACAAACAAATCATAATTATCTTTAAGAATAAGatccattctttctttctttttctttctttttctttctagaaaaaaaattctaaaagta encodes:
- the LOC101222638 gene encoding uncharacterized protein LOC101222638, with the translated sequence MGGCVSTPSKNIKTRKKLHHQFGKYGRKISSSIPRAIIKRKSNAGNRVTDYAVSEFVHMDLESGATTTCRRSEVSNSTFHLTQLQWLHSQYDANTIGQDEAWFDSVSVLDSDSDDEFSSLHGDGFPSMGNTTGNISNGQVVQYERSSCFLDNKCKYEEYHESYLKIDGGKPESIMNKDEYGFGLMGSQGNEISSKKRSMLDHSYGSFKGLKEDWRNSVEKNQETIIKSALPRMVPSISFNEKILNPQIPQGHKKQSAVFRLSFKRRSCDGEETIEKCQSKKYLFRPRAGHIPCFSGEKTPPGSWSEIPPSTFKLRGESYFKDKKKYPAPNASPYVPIGVDLFMCPKKINHIAQYLELPSVKSDSKVPPLLIVNIQLPIYPAAMFLGDSDGEGMSLVLYFKVSEKFDKDISLHCQESIKKLVDDEMEKTKGFTKDSTVPFRERLKIMAGVVNPEDLHLSSTERKLVSAYNEKPVLSRPQHNFYKGQNYFEIDLDIHRFSYISRKGLESFRERLKNGILDLGLTIQAQKPEELPEQVLCCVRLNKIDFIDNGQIPTLVTLDEG
- the LOC101222881 gene encoding protein IMPAIRED IN BABA-INDUCED STERILITY 1 isoform X2; this translates as MGCISSKNVAKAAASPVYNHHHHRTKPNKPTTTTTATVAAENGSVVTLPPSSKAHSVTTLDYEKKGEDISEDRSRDIKKSKGGKGGSFRLGFSQRYVEAEQVAAGWPSWLSSAAGEAVHGWVPLRADSFEKLEKIGQGTYSSVFRAREVESGKMVALKKVRFDNFQPESIRFMAREIMILRRLEHPNIMQLEGIITSKMSSSIYLVFEYMDHDLAGLVSSPNIKFSEAQIKCYMRQLLSAIEHCHLRGIMHRDIKASNILVNNEGVLKLADFGLANVINSRNKQALTSRVVTLWYRPPELLMGSTDYGLTVDLWSIGCVFAELHLGKPLLKGRTEVEQLHKIFKLCGSPPEEFWKKTKLPHAAMFKPQHAYESSLSEKCKEFAPTALSLLESFLAIEPYKRGTASSALMSEYFKTKPYACDPSTLPKYPPNKEMDAKNREDARRKRANARVKESGVTQRPRRVRRNFQELNSHKVPIKEEAEENIQPSRRNGSSTANLCKEQGDVFQRDPQKQLFDTTSESQAATAPNQRGDSAFTAPIPVSASSGFAWVKKRKEEATSTVSDGLKSQISSLDPSFANYTFELTKKQNGHTHIPVSSGTQEYELRKNHRRKHNFPESFDASEAYPFLDMSNELYPKPPSNTAANLENDDTESHIEFSGPLLTQPHRIDELLQRNESHIRRVARKSRFEKGKNKGEILSPTPLKKTLFIYLINQQLKKLLFLIPDK
- the LOC101222881 gene encoding protein IMPAIRED IN BABA-INDUCED STERILITY 1 isoform X1, whose product is MGCISSKNVAKAAASPVYNHHHHRTKPNKPTTTTTATVAAENGSVVTLPPSSKAHSVTTLDYEKKGEDISEDRSRDIKKSKGGKGGSFRLGFSQRYVEAEQVAAGWPSWLSSAAGEAVHGWVPLRADSFEKLEKIGQGTYSSVFRAREVESGKMVALKKVRFDNFQPESIRFMAREIMILRRLEHPNIMQLEGIITSKMSSSIYLVFEYMDHDLAGLVSSPNIKFSEAQVGISSTDLTCTINSVGKVLIKKQSHFLFHWVCGFYICKKLLCSLFQIKCYMRQLLSAIEHCHLRGIMHRDIKASNILVNNEGVLKLADFGLANVINSRNKQALTSRVVTLWYRPPELLMGSTDYGLTVDLWSIGCVFAELHLGKPLLKGRTEVEQLHKIFKLCGSPPEEFWKKTKLPHAAMFKPQHAYESSLSEKCKEFAPTALSLLESFLAIEPYKRGTASSALMSEYFKTKPYACDPSTLPKYPPNKEMDAKNREDARRKRANARVKESGVTQRPRRVRRNFQELNSHKVPIKEEAEENIQPSRRNGSSTANLCKEQGDVFQRDPQKQLFDTTSESQAATAPNQRGDSAFTAPIPVSASSGFAWVKKRKEEATSTVSDGLKSQISSLDPSFANYTFELTKKQNGHTHIPVSSGTQEYELRKNHRRKHNFPESFDASEAYPFLDMSNELYPKPPSNTAANLENDDTESHIEFSGPLLTQPHRIDELLQRNESHIRRVARKSRFEKGKNKGEILSPTPLKKTLFIYLINQQLKKLLFLIPDK